Proteins co-encoded in one Callospermophilus lateralis isolate mCalLat2 chromosome 2, mCalLat2.hap1, whole genome shotgun sequence genomic window:
- the Rnf20 gene encoding E3 ubiquitin-protein ligase BRE1A isoform X2: protein MLDQRQAIEDELREHIEKLERRQATDDASLLIVNRYWSQFDENIRIILKRYDLEQGLGDLLTERKALVVPEPEPDSDSNQERKDDRERGEGQEPAFSFLATLASSSSEEMESQLQERVESSRRAVSQIVTVYDKLQEKVELLSRKLNSGDNLIVDEAVQELNSFLVQENMRLQELTDLLQEKHCTMSQEFSKLQSKVETAESRVSVLESMIDDLQWDIDKIRKREQRLNRHLAEVLERVNSKGYKVYGAGSSLYGGTITINARKFEEMNAELEENKELAQNRHCELEKLRQDFEEVTTQNEKLKVELRSAVEEVVKETPEYRCMQSQFSVLYNESLQLKAHLDEARTLLHGTRGTHQRQVELIERDEVSLHKKLRTEVIQLEDTLAQVRKEYEMLRIEFEQTLAANEQAGPINREMRHLISSLQNHNHQLKGEVLRYKRKLREAQSDLNKTRLRSGSALLQSQSSTEDAKDEPAELKQDSEDLPTQSSALKTSQEDVNEIKSKRDEEERERERREKEREREREREKEKEREREKQKLKESEKERDSAKDKEKGKHDDGRKKEAEIIKQLKIELKKAQESQKEMKLLLDMYRSAPKEQRDKVQLMAAEKKSKAELEDLRQRLKDLEDKEKKENKKMADEDALRKIRAVEEQIEYLQKKLAMAKQEEEALLSEMDVTGQAFEDMQEQNIRLMQQLREKDDANFKLMSERIKSNQIHKLLKEEKEELADQVLTLKTQVDAQLQVVRKLEEKEHLLQSNIGTGEKELGLRTQALEMNKRKAMEAAQLADDLKAQLELAQKKLHDFQDEIVENSVTKEKDMFNFKRAQEDISRLRRKLETTKKPDNVPKCDEILMEEIKDYKARLTCPCCNMRKKDAVLTKCFHVFCFECVKTRYDTRQRKCPKCNAAFGANDFHRIYIG from the exons ATGCTCGATCAGCGTCAGGCCATCGAAGATGAACTTCGGGAGCACATTGAAAAACTAGAACGACGACAGGCCACTGATGATGCTTCACTGTTGATTGTCAACCGGTACTGGAGTCAG TTCGATGAAAACATCCGTATCATCCTTAAACGTTATGATCTGGAGCAGGGTTTGGGAGACCTACTCACAGAAAGGAAAGCCCTTGTTGTGCCGGAACCAGAACCTGACTCTGATAGCAATCAGGAACGCAAAGATGACCGAGAGAGAG GGGAAGGGCAAGAGCCAGCTTTCTCTTTCCTTGCTACTTTGGCCAGCAGTTCCAGTGAAGAGATGGAGTCTCAGCTGCAGGAGCGTGTGGAGTCCTCCCGGCGAGCTGTGTCCCAGATTGTGACTGTTTATGATAAATTGCAAGAAAAAGTGGAGCTCTTATCCCGGAAACTAAACAGTGGAG ATAATCTGATAGTAGACGAAGCAGTACAGGAACTGAATTCCTTCCTCGTGCAAGAGAATATGAGGCTACAGGAACTGACAGACCTCCTTCAGGAGAAGCATTGCACCATGTCTCAGGAG TTCTCTAAGTTGCAGAGTAAAGTGGAGACAGCGGAGTCACGGGTATCTGTCCTGGAGTCTATGATTGATGATCTGCAGTGGGATATTGACAAAATTCGTAAGAGGGAACAGCGACTCAACCGACACTTGGCAGAAGTCCTAGAACGG GTGAATTCAAAAGGCTATAAGGTATATGGAGCAGGAAGCAGTCTCTATGGTGGCACAATCACTATCAATGCCCGGAAG tttgaggaaaTGAATGCAGAGCTTGAAGAGAACAAAGAGTTGGCCCAGAACCGTCACTGTGAGCTGGAGAAACTTCGACAAGACTTTGAGGAGGTCACTACCCAGAATGAAAAGTTGAAG GTGGAATTGCGGAGTGCAGTTGAGGAGGTGGTTAAGGAAACTCCAGAATATCGTTGCATGCAGTCACAGTTCTCTGTTCTGTACAATGAGAGCCTACAGTTGAAAGCTCACTTGGATGAGGCTCGGACCCTGCTTCATGGCACCAGGGGAACCCACCAGCGCCAGGTTGAACTCATTGAG CGAGATGAGGTTAGTCTTCATAAGAAGCTGAGAACTGAAGTGATCCAGCTAGAAGATACACTGGCTCAGGTCCGCAAGGAATATGAAATGCTGAGGATAGAATTTGAGCAGACCCTTGCTGCCAATGAACAAGCAG GCCCTATAAACCGGGAAATGCGCCACCTCATCAGTAGCCTCCAGAATCACAATCACCAGCTGAAAGGGGAGGTCCTAAGGTATAAACGGAAGTTGAGAGAAGCCCAGTCTGATCTGAACAAG ACACGTCTGCGCAGTGGCAGTGCTCTCCTGCAGTCTCAATCTAGTACAGAGGATGCCAAGGATGAACCTGCAGAGTTAAAACAAGATTCTGAGGACTTACCCACCCAGTCCTCAGCACTGAAAACCTCTCAGGAAGATGTCAATGAAATTAAATCCAAACGGGATGAGGAAGAGCGAGAACGAGaaagaagggagaaagaaagggagcgagAAAGAGAacgagagaaggaaaaggagagagaacgaGAGAAGCAGAAACTGAAAGaatcagaaaaagaaagagattCTGCTAAGgataaggaaaaaggaaaacatgaTGATGGAAGGAAAAAGGAAGCAGAAATTATCAAACAATTGAAGATTGAACTCAA GAAGGCACAAGAGAGCCAAAAGGAGATGAAATTGTTGCTAGATATGTACCGCTCTGCCccgaaggaacagagagacaaagTTCAACTAATGGCAGCAGAGAAGAAGTCTAAGGCAGAG TTGGAAGATCTAAGGCAAAGACTCAAGGATCTAGAGGataaggagaagaaagaaaacaagaaaatggCTGATGAGGATGCCTTGAGGAAGATTCGGGCAGTAGAAGAGCAGATTGAATACCTGCAGAAAAAACTGGCCATGGCCAAGCAG GAAGAAGAAGCTCTGCTCTCTGAGATGGATGTCACAGGCCAAGCCTTTGAAGACATGCAGGAACAAAATATCCGTTTGATGCAGCAGTTGCGAGAAAAGGATGATGCAAATTTTAAACTCATGTCAGAACGTATCAAGTCTAATCAGATCCATAAATTACTcaaagaagagaaggaggaactGGCAGACCAGGTTTTGACTCTGAAGACTCAG GTTGATGCCCAGTTACAGGTAGTAAGGAAACTGGAAGAGAAGGAGCACTTATTGCAAAGCAACATTGGCACAGGGGAGAAGGAGCTGGGTCTTAGGACCCAAGCCTTGGAGATGAATAAACGTAAG GCAATGGAGGCAGCCCAACTTGCAGATGATCTCAAAGCACAACTTGAGTTGGCACAGAAGAAGCTCCATGATTTTCAGGATGAGATTGTGGAGAACAGTGTCACCAAAGAAAAGGACATGTTCAATTTCAAACGAGCCCAG GAGGACATCTCAAGACTTCGAAGGAAGCTGGAGACCACAAAGAAACCAGATAATGTGCCCAAGTGTGATGAGATTCTGATGGAGGAAATTAAGGATTATAAG GCTCGTCTGACCTGTCCATGCTGCAATATGCGCAAAAAGGATGCTGTACTTACCAAGTGTTTTCATGTTTTCTGCTTTGAGTGTGTGAAAACACGCTATGACACCCGCCAGCGCAAATGTCCCAAGTGTAATGCTGCTTTTGGTGCCAATGATTTTCATCGCATCTACATTGGTTGA
- the Rnf20 gene encoding E3 ubiquitin-protein ligase BRE1A isoform X1, translating into MSGIGNKRAAGEPGTSMPPEKKAAVEDSGTTVETIKLGGVSSTEELDIRTLQTKNRKLAEMLDQRQAIEDELREHIEKLERRQATDDASLLIVNRYWSQFDENIRIILKRYDLEQGLGDLLTERKALVVPEPEPDSDSNQERKDDRERGEGQEPAFSFLATLASSSSEEMESQLQERVESSRRAVSQIVTVYDKLQEKVELLSRKLNSGDNLIVDEAVQELNSFLVQENMRLQELTDLLQEKHCTMSQEFSKLQSKVETAESRVSVLESMIDDLQWDIDKIRKREQRLNRHLAEVLERVNSKGYKVYGAGSSLYGGTITINARKFEEMNAELEENKELAQNRHCELEKLRQDFEEVTTQNEKLKVELRSAVEEVVKETPEYRCMQSQFSVLYNESLQLKAHLDEARTLLHGTRGTHQRQVELIERDEVSLHKKLRTEVIQLEDTLAQVRKEYEMLRIEFEQTLAANEQAGPINREMRHLISSLQNHNHQLKGEVLRYKRKLREAQSDLNKTRLRSGSALLQSQSSTEDAKDEPAELKQDSEDLPTQSSALKTSQEDVNEIKSKRDEEERERERREKEREREREREKEKEREREKQKLKESEKERDSAKDKEKGKHDDGRKKEAEIIKQLKIELKKAQESQKEMKLLLDMYRSAPKEQRDKVQLMAAEKKSKAELEDLRQRLKDLEDKEKKENKKMADEDALRKIRAVEEQIEYLQKKLAMAKQEEEALLSEMDVTGQAFEDMQEQNIRLMQQLREKDDANFKLMSERIKSNQIHKLLKEEKEELADQVLTLKTQVDAQLQVVRKLEEKEHLLQSNIGTGEKELGLRTQALEMNKRKAMEAAQLADDLKAQLELAQKKLHDFQDEIVENSVTKEKDMFNFKRAQEDISRLRRKLETTKKPDNVPKCDEILMEEIKDYKARLTCPCCNMRKKDAVLTKCFHVFCFECVKTRYDTRQRKCPKCNAAFGANDFHRIYIG; encoded by the exons ATGTCAGGAATCGGAAATAAAAGAGCAGCTGGTGAGCCAGGCACATCCATGCCTCCAGAGAAGAAGGCAGCTGTTGAAGATTCAGGGACCACAGTGGAAACAATTAAGCTAGGGGGTGTTTCTTCAACG GAGGAGTTAGACATTCGAACACTACAAACAAAAAATCGCAAGCTAGCAGAAATGCTCGATCAGCGTCAGGCCATCGAAGATGAACTTCGGGAGCACATTGAAAAACTAGAACGACGACAGGCCACTGATGATGCTTCACTGTTGATTGTCAACCGGTACTGGAGTCAG TTCGATGAAAACATCCGTATCATCCTTAAACGTTATGATCTGGAGCAGGGTTTGGGAGACCTACTCACAGAAAGGAAAGCCCTTGTTGTGCCGGAACCAGAACCTGACTCTGATAGCAATCAGGAACGCAAAGATGACCGAGAGAGAG GGGAAGGGCAAGAGCCAGCTTTCTCTTTCCTTGCTACTTTGGCCAGCAGTTCCAGTGAAGAGATGGAGTCTCAGCTGCAGGAGCGTGTGGAGTCCTCCCGGCGAGCTGTGTCCCAGATTGTGACTGTTTATGATAAATTGCAAGAAAAAGTGGAGCTCTTATCCCGGAAACTAAACAGTGGAG ATAATCTGATAGTAGACGAAGCAGTACAGGAACTGAATTCCTTCCTCGTGCAAGAGAATATGAGGCTACAGGAACTGACAGACCTCCTTCAGGAGAAGCATTGCACCATGTCTCAGGAG TTCTCTAAGTTGCAGAGTAAAGTGGAGACAGCGGAGTCACGGGTATCTGTCCTGGAGTCTATGATTGATGATCTGCAGTGGGATATTGACAAAATTCGTAAGAGGGAACAGCGACTCAACCGACACTTGGCAGAAGTCCTAGAACGG GTGAATTCAAAAGGCTATAAGGTATATGGAGCAGGAAGCAGTCTCTATGGTGGCACAATCACTATCAATGCCCGGAAG tttgaggaaaTGAATGCAGAGCTTGAAGAGAACAAAGAGTTGGCCCAGAACCGTCACTGTGAGCTGGAGAAACTTCGACAAGACTTTGAGGAGGTCACTACCCAGAATGAAAAGTTGAAG GTGGAATTGCGGAGTGCAGTTGAGGAGGTGGTTAAGGAAACTCCAGAATATCGTTGCATGCAGTCACAGTTCTCTGTTCTGTACAATGAGAGCCTACAGTTGAAAGCTCACTTGGATGAGGCTCGGACCCTGCTTCATGGCACCAGGGGAACCCACCAGCGCCAGGTTGAACTCATTGAG CGAGATGAGGTTAGTCTTCATAAGAAGCTGAGAACTGAAGTGATCCAGCTAGAAGATACACTGGCTCAGGTCCGCAAGGAATATGAAATGCTGAGGATAGAATTTGAGCAGACCCTTGCTGCCAATGAACAAGCAG GCCCTATAAACCGGGAAATGCGCCACCTCATCAGTAGCCTCCAGAATCACAATCACCAGCTGAAAGGGGAGGTCCTAAGGTATAAACGGAAGTTGAGAGAAGCCCAGTCTGATCTGAACAAG ACACGTCTGCGCAGTGGCAGTGCTCTCCTGCAGTCTCAATCTAGTACAGAGGATGCCAAGGATGAACCTGCAGAGTTAAAACAAGATTCTGAGGACTTACCCACCCAGTCCTCAGCACTGAAAACCTCTCAGGAAGATGTCAATGAAATTAAATCCAAACGGGATGAGGAAGAGCGAGAACGAGaaagaagggagaaagaaagggagcgagAAAGAGAacgagagaaggaaaaggagagagaacgaGAGAAGCAGAAACTGAAAGaatcagaaaaagaaagagattCTGCTAAGgataaggaaaaaggaaaacatgaTGATGGAAGGAAAAAGGAAGCAGAAATTATCAAACAATTGAAGATTGAACTCAA GAAGGCACAAGAGAGCCAAAAGGAGATGAAATTGTTGCTAGATATGTACCGCTCTGCCccgaaggaacagagagacaaagTTCAACTAATGGCAGCAGAGAAGAAGTCTAAGGCAGAG TTGGAAGATCTAAGGCAAAGACTCAAGGATCTAGAGGataaggagaagaaagaaaacaagaaaatggCTGATGAGGATGCCTTGAGGAAGATTCGGGCAGTAGAAGAGCAGATTGAATACCTGCAGAAAAAACTGGCCATGGCCAAGCAG GAAGAAGAAGCTCTGCTCTCTGAGATGGATGTCACAGGCCAAGCCTTTGAAGACATGCAGGAACAAAATATCCGTTTGATGCAGCAGTTGCGAGAAAAGGATGATGCAAATTTTAAACTCATGTCAGAACGTATCAAGTCTAATCAGATCCATAAATTACTcaaagaagagaaggaggaactGGCAGACCAGGTTTTGACTCTGAAGACTCAG GTTGATGCCCAGTTACAGGTAGTAAGGAAACTGGAAGAGAAGGAGCACTTATTGCAAAGCAACATTGGCACAGGGGAGAAGGAGCTGGGTCTTAGGACCCAAGCCTTGGAGATGAATAAACGTAAG GCAATGGAGGCAGCCCAACTTGCAGATGATCTCAAAGCACAACTTGAGTTGGCACAGAAGAAGCTCCATGATTTTCAGGATGAGATTGTGGAGAACAGTGTCACCAAAGAAAAGGACATGTTCAATTTCAAACGAGCCCAG GAGGACATCTCAAGACTTCGAAGGAAGCTGGAGACCACAAAGAAACCAGATAATGTGCCCAAGTGTGATGAGATTCTGATGGAGGAAATTAAGGATTATAAG GCTCGTCTGACCTGTCCATGCTGCAATATGCGCAAAAAGGATGCTGTACTTACCAAGTGTTTTCATGTTTTCTGCTTTGAGTGTGTGAAAACACGCTATGACACCCGCCAGCGCAAATGTCCCAAGTGTAATGCTGCTTTTGGTGCCAATGATTTTCATCGCATCTACATTGGTTGA